A DNA window from Pseudomonas tohonis contains the following coding sequences:
- a CDS encoding EscU/YscU/HrcU family type III secretion system export apparatus switch protein: MTQAKQPRQAIALSYDGATAPSLTAKGDDELAEAILAIAREYEVPIYENAELVRLLARMELGEAIPEALYRTIAEIIAFAWYLKGKCPAGFVADGERDVTPAVPLLGGPRG, from the coding sequence ATGACCCAGGCCAAGCAGCCACGCCAGGCCATCGCCCTCTCCTACGACGGCGCCACCGCCCCCAGCCTGACCGCCAAGGGCGACGACGAACTGGCGGAAGCGATCCTCGCCATCGCGCGGGAGTACGAAGTGCCGATCTACGAGAACGCCGAGCTGGTGCGCCTGTTGGCGCGCATGGAGTTGGGCGAGGCCATTCCCGAGGCGCTCTATCGCACCATCGCCGAGATCATCGCCTTCGCCTGGTACCTCAAGGGCAAGTGCCCGGCAGGCTTCGTCGCCGATGGCGAGCGCGACGTCACCCCAGCGGTGCCGTTGCTGGGCGGCCCTAGGGGCTGA
- the ccmA gene encoding cytochrome c biogenesis heme-transporting ATPase CcmA, with protein MLFERLDLRLGHGEMLQVAGPNGSGKTSLLRLLCGLMQPTAGEVRLKGVALAGQRGELARELLWIGHAAGIKGLLSPEENLAWLCALHQPASRDAIWQALEAVGLRGFEDVPCHTLSAGQQRRVALARLYLDAPPLWILDEPFTALDKQGVAQLEEHLAQHCDAGGLVVFTTHHSMARVPAGYRELDLGRRAA; from the coding sequence ATGCTGTTCGAGCGGCTCGACCTGCGCCTGGGGCACGGCGAGATGCTGCAGGTCGCCGGCCCCAACGGCAGTGGCAAGACCAGCCTGTTGCGCCTGCTCTGCGGGCTCATGCAGCCGACCGCCGGCGAGGTGCGCCTGAAAGGCGTGGCCCTCGCCGGGCAGCGCGGCGAACTCGCCCGCGAACTGCTGTGGATCGGCCACGCCGCGGGCATCAAGGGCCTGCTCAGCCCCGAGGAGAACCTCGCCTGGCTCTGCGCCCTGCACCAGCCGGCCAGCCGCGATGCCATCTGGCAGGCGCTGGAGGCGGTGGGCCTGCGCGGCTTCGAGGACGTTCCCTGCCATACCCTGTCCGCCGGCCAGCAGCGCCGCGTGGCCCTGGCGCGCCTGTACCTCGACGCGCCGCCGCTGTGGATCCTCGACGAACCCTTCACCGCCCTCGACAAGCAGGGCGTGGCGCAACTTGAGGAACACCTGGCCCAGCATTGCGATGCGGGCGGCCTGGTGGTCTTCACCACCCACCACAGCATGGCCCGTGTCCCCGCCGGCTACCGCGAACTCGACCTCGGACGGCGCGCCGCATGA
- a CDS encoding flagellar hook-length control protein FliK — translation MTEISSSRPISATPAASRPVQTVAEAAVKLLQPIGGLLAAGDSADAEVVSVKENAQNSFQVLLKLTLNGGQQATVEASSNRPLAQGSLLNVTAVSETRLMVALQPGGTAVLDSIDLDQLPVGTLVQGKVVSSEQLAKARSTVYRSLINLINTPLAGRQMAVEGPLPLPIGSLLSAQVQSSQSLQFLPLSAQLDQLALTQQLATQQSRQGSLEGLVQALKGMGDELPTNLRGTVDRLLASLPDVSQLSDAKLLAKAVENSGALLEARLLAGHGAALGQDIKGNLLRLIAQLLPNLPNGPAALPTAGASNAMAQALPAFIRSALGSLGQASARQQALSFPLPSRLAQQAEGEGDLELLLKMAAAAVSRLQTHQLSSLAQSQMTPEGNLLTTWQLELPMRNNQDIVPLQVKVQQEQTPQKRKEEQKETLWRIELAFDMEPLGPLQVQAQLIRGAISSQLWAERARTASLIDGELPNLRERLVSAGLEVSELACRQGIPPQGPRTNLQQRWVDETA, via the coding sequence ATGACCGAGATCAGTTCCTCGCGCCCCATCAGTGCCACCCCGGCGGCCAGCCGCCCCGTGCAGACGGTTGCGGAAGCCGCCGTGAAGCTGCTGCAACCGATCGGCGGGCTGCTCGCAGCGGGTGACAGCGCGGACGCCGAAGTGGTCAGCGTCAAGGAAAACGCACAGAACAGTTTCCAGGTGCTGCTCAAGCTCACCCTGAACGGTGGCCAGCAAGCCACGGTGGAAGCCAGCAGCAACCGCCCACTGGCCCAGGGCAGCCTGCTCAACGTCACCGCCGTCTCGGAAACCCGACTGATGGTGGCCCTGCAGCCCGGCGGCACCGCCGTACTGGACAGCATCGACCTGGACCAGTTGCCGGTGGGCACCCTGGTACAGGGCAAGGTGGTCTCCAGCGAGCAACTGGCCAAGGCCCGCAGTACCGTCTACCGCTCCCTGATCAACCTGATCAACACACCGCTGGCCGGTCGTCAGATGGCGGTGGAAGGCCCGCTTCCGCTGCCCATTGGCAGCCTGCTCAGCGCCCAGGTGCAGAGCAGCCAGTCCCTGCAGTTCCTGCCCCTGTCCGCCCAGCTCGACCAGCTCGCCCTCACCCAGCAGCTCGCGACCCAGCAGAGCCGACAGGGTTCGCTGGAGGGCCTGGTGCAGGCACTCAAGGGCATGGGCGACGAGCTCCCGACCAACCTGCGCGGCACCGTCGACCGCCTGCTGGCGAGCCTGCCCGACGTCTCCCAGCTCAGTGACGCCAAGCTGCTGGCCAAGGCCGTGGAGAACAGCGGCGCCCTGCTGGAGGCGCGCCTGCTGGCCGGCCATGGGGCAGCCCTGGGCCAGGACATCAAGGGCAACCTGCTGCGCCTGATCGCCCAACTGCTGCCCAATCTGCCCAACGGCCCGGCCGCGCTGCCCACCGCCGGCGCCAGCAACGCCATGGCCCAGGCCCTGCCGGCCTTCATCCGCAGCGCCCTGGGCTCGCTCGGCCAGGCCAGCGCCCGGCAACAGGCCCTGAGCTTCCCCCTGCCCTCGCGCCTGGCGCAGCAGGCCGAGGGCGAAGGCGACCTGGAGCTGCTGCTGAAGATGGCGGCGGCCGCGGTCTCGCGCCTGCAGACCCACCAGTTGTCGAGCCTCGCCCAGTCGCAGATGACCCCCGAGGGCAACCTGCTCACCACCTGGCAGCTGGAACTGCCCATGCGCAACAACCAGGACATCGTGCCCCTGCAGGTGAAGGTGCAGCAGGAGCAGACCCCGCAGAAGCGCAAGGAAGAACAGAAGGAGACCCTGTGGCGCATCGAGCTGGCCTTCGACATGGAGCCCCTGGGGCCGCTGCAGGTACAGGCGCAACTGATACGCGGCGCCATCTCCAGCCAGCTCTGGGCCGAGCGTGCGCGCACCGCGAGCCTGATCGATGGTGAATTGCCCAACCTGCGTGAGCGCCTGGTGTCCGCCGGCCTCGAAGTCAGCGAACTGGCCTGCCGCCAGGGCATACCGCCGCAAGGCCCGCGCACCAACCTGCAACAGCGCTGGGTGGACGAGACCGCATGA
- a CDS encoding rhodanese-like domain-containing protein, with product MRLLPLLLLCVLPLALAEEAPLSVKGATTVNVLQAKRLYDYGALFIDVRPSAEWSWGHVHGAVHLDLADRFAGLAMPHWPRHVPLVIYCDSDVCPRGALAAQLAVSWGYKQVFYFRDGYFAWQLLDFPLGKGVEGEVLAFSP from the coding sequence ATGCGACTTCTGCCGCTCCTGCTGTTGTGCGTCCTGCCGTTGGCCTTGGCCGAGGAAGCGCCCCTGAGCGTCAAGGGGGCGACCACGGTGAATGTGCTCCAGGCCAAGCGGCTGTACGACTACGGCGCCCTGTTCATCGATGTGCGGCCTTCGGCGGAATGGAGCTGGGGCCATGTGCATGGCGCCGTGCACCTGGACCTGGCCGATCGCTTCGCCGGCCTGGCGATGCCCCACTGGCCCCGGCATGTGCCGCTGGTGATCTATTGCGACAGCGACGTCTGCCCGAGAGGCGCCTTGGCGGCGCAGCTTGCGGTGAGCTGGGGCTACAAGCAGGTGTTCTATTTCCGTGATGGCTACTTCGCCTGGCAGTTGCTCGACTTCCCGCTGGGCAAGGGCGTCGAGGGCGAGGTGCTGGCCTTCAGCCCCTAG
- a CDS encoding DUF2802 domain-containing protein has translation MLIEIALAVLAVACAALAVTCVRLQKGQRLAAEEQARRDAVRDQRIKELARRLDAYLSGSIRMGEELHELRRVVAPLPDKVSQIEQRDPSSLSFTQAARLAGMGASVDDLTHSCGLTQAEAELVSKLQLARKQKQG, from the coding sequence GTGCTGATCGAGATCGCGCTGGCGGTCCTGGCGGTCGCCTGTGCAGCCCTCGCAGTCACCTGCGTGCGGCTGCAGAAAGGGCAGCGCCTGGCCGCCGAGGAGCAGGCCAGGCGGGACGCCGTGCGCGATCAGCGGATCAAGGAGCTCGCCCGGCGGCTCGACGCCTACCTCAGCGGCAGCATCCGCATGGGGGAGGAGTTGCATGAGCTGCGCCGGGTGGTGGCGCCGCTGCCCGACAAGGTCAGCCAGATCGAGCAGCGCGATCCCAGCAGCCTGTCCTTCACCCAGGCCGCGCGGCTTGCCGGCATGGGCGCCAGCGTCGACGACCTCACCCATTCCTGCGGCCTCACCCAGGCCGAGGCCGAGCTGGTCAGCAAGCTGCAACTCGCCCGCAAGCAGAAGCAGGGCTGA
- the ccmB gene encoding heme exporter protein CcmB, with product MIRVFGLVVAREARLLFRRPAELANPLVFFAIVIALFPLAVGPETQLLQSLSPGLVWVAALLAVLLSLDGLFRSDFEDGSLEQWVVSPHPLPLLVLAKVLAHWLFSGLALVLLAPLLALMLGLPARCLPVLLGSLLLGTPVLSLLGAVGAALTVGLKRGGLLLALLILPLYIPVLILGSGALQAALQGLPAVGHLLWLACLTALAVTLTPFAIAAGLTISVGE from the coding sequence ATGATCCGTGTATTCGGCCTGGTGGTCGCTCGCGAAGCGCGCCTGCTGTTCCGCCGACCGGCGGAGCTGGCCAACCCCCTGGTGTTCTTCGCTATCGTCATCGCCTTGTTCCCCCTGGCCGTCGGCCCTGAGACGCAATTGTTGCAAAGCCTTTCTCCGGGGCTGGTCTGGGTGGCGGCCCTGTTGGCCGTCCTGCTCTCGCTGGACGGGCTTTTCCGCAGTGATTTCGAGGATGGATCGCTGGAACAGTGGGTCGTTTCGCCGCACCCCCTGCCGCTTCTGGTTTTGGCCAAGGTACTGGCACACTGGCTTTTTTCCGGGCTGGCACTGGTGCTGCTGGCGCCCTTGCTGGCGCTGATGCTGGGCCTGCCTGCGCGCTGTTTGCCGGTGCTGCTCGGTTCGTTGCTGTTGGGTACGCCGGTGCTGAGCCTGCTCGGTGCGGTCGGCGCTGCCCTGACCGTTGGTCTCAAGCGCGGCGGGCTGTTGCTGGCGCTGTTGATCCTGCCCCTGTACATCCCGGTGCTGATCCTTGGCAGCGGGGCGCTACAGGCGGCCCTGCAAGGACTGCCGGCGGTGGGCCACCTGTTGTGGCTGGCCTGCCTCACCGCCCTGGCGGTGACCCTGACTCCCTTTGCCATAGCCGCCGGCCTGACCATCAGCGTCGGCGAATAA